The genomic window CCGGTCGGCCAGCATTGCCAGCACCGCCACGGCCGCGGCGGCACCGAGCATGGCGATCCAGTAGTTGAGCCCGAGCGCCGTCATCAGGTAGTAGCCGACAAAGGCGCCGGCCATGTAGAACGTCCCGTGTGCAAAGTTCGGAACATGAAGAATGCCGTACACCAGCGTGAGGCCGAGCGCCACCAGGCTGTACACGCCGCCCACGGTCAAACCGTTTAGCAATTGCTGAAAAAAAAGTTCCAATTCGATCCCCTGCACAACTCCTGCGCGACGCCCGAAAGCACGTCTGCAACGCAAGCCCGCGATTGTGGAAGCTGGGGTCGCTCTCGTCGACTGAGGTTTGCCCGCAGACTCGCTGTCGCCTCAGTGACTGATCGGCGCGACGTTGGTCGCGAGGTCCACGGAAACAAGGTCCGTGAAAAGTTAGCGAGAGCGCTGGCCGAGGGTTAGCGAATCCAGTTGAAAGTTGCCGCCCTTGTCCCAAAGCCAGGTCTCGACATAGGTGTGCGCGCCGAGCTTGCCGGGGTTCGGTAACGGGGACGCTTCCTTGATGAGTTCGGCGATCTTCGGGGGCACTTCAGGTGCGTGACTCGGCACGCGGCTATAAAAAACGTTGATCACATTGCCGTTCGCATCGACATCGGTTTCGACTACGACCACCGCATACACCAGCGGCGGAATCTTGCCCTTGTAGATGCGCTTCGGATACATCTTGTAAATGTGCGCGGCAGCGGTCTTCCGATAGGTTTTGATCACTGGCGTCTGCTGCGTGATGAGCCGCACCGTCGGCACCTCCGACTTGGCTTCAGCCGCCTTTTCCGATGCAGTTACTGCAGATTCTTTGGCCGCTGCTTTCTCGTCCGACTTGAAGAGACCGCAACCTGCCAGCAGCAACGACAGAGTGAGAGTCGGGGCGAGGCCCGAAAGCAATCGATAGCGACGCATCGGGTCAGCTACCGAGCTCGAGCGTCACCGGCGCATGGTCGCTCGGCTTCTCCCATTTGCGGGGCACGCGATCGATCGTGCAGCTCTTGGCAAGCGACACTAGCGGCTCGCTGATCAGGACGTGATCGATGCGCAAGCCGCGATTCTTCTGGTAGCCCAGCATGCGGTAGTCCCACCATGAGTAGCTCTTCTCGGGTTGATCGAAAAGCCGGAAGCTGTCGGTCAAGCCGAGCGCCAGCAAGGCCTTGAAGTGGTCGCGCTCTTCGGTCGTGTGATGAATGGTCTCGGCCAGCCCTATGGGGTCGAAGCTGTCGCGGTCTTCCAGCACGATGTTGAAGTCGCCCAGCAGCACCAGCTTCGGATGTGCGGCCATTTCCGCGCGAAGCCACTCGCGCAAGCCATCGAGCCAGCGCATCTTGTAGGCGAACTTGTCACTGCCCGGCGCCTGACCGTTGACGAAGTAGCCGTTGACGACGCGCACGTCGCCAATCGGCGTGTCGAGCGTCGCGCTGACTACGCGCGAATGTTCGTCGACGAATCCACCGATGTTTTTCGCGACGTCGCGCATCGGCAGGCGGCTCAGGATCGCGACGCCGTTGTACGTCTTCTGGCCGAACACCGCAGCGTCGTAGCCGGCCGCCTTGAGTACATCGAGCGGAAACTTTTCGTCGCTCATCTTGAGCTCTTGCAGGCACAGCACATCGATGGGATTGGCGGCAAGCCAGTCGAGTACATGCTGGAGGCGGGCGGTCAGGGAATTTACATTCCAGGTGGCGATCTTCATGGTTGAACTGGTATCTTATTCATGACGGCAAAAGGCAGTCTGCTTTTGCTCTGGCTAATTTACATCTTCGCTGATGGACGCAGGCTGCCGACCGTGATGCGTCGACGCCCCTCTATTTCTTGAGGTGCTTGTTCAAGAAGTAAGCGATCTCGGTGAAGGCCTCGCGCACTTCCGGAATGCGGTCGTCGCGGCCGTACTGCGCGTGCGATTGGCCTTCATAGACCTGGAGGAAGGAGTCGATACCGAGGTTGCGCAGCTTGCGATGGACACGCACGGTGTTGCTGAGCAACAGGTCGCGTGTTCCGGAGGTCAGAATTGTCGGTGGAAAGCCGCTCATGTCCCCGTACACCGGCGAGATCAGCGGGTCTTTTAGGTCATGGCCGTTGGCATAGAACGCCGCCGCGGCGTCGCAGAAGCCTTCAGTGGATACCAGCACGTTGTCGAGCATGGCATTCGTATAAAACGTGTCGCCGCTCTTCGTGCTGTCGGACATGGGCGTACCGGAGGCGATGCCACCGGGCATGGGCAAGCCCAACTGTTTGGCGCGCAGTCCCATCTCCAGCACCAATGCTCCGCCAGCGGAAGTGCCGATCAAGCCCACGCGCTTAGGGTCTGTCTTTGCGATCACTTCCTTGTACACCGCCATCGAGTCATCGAGAGCAGCCGGAAAGTAAGCCTCGGGTGGCATGCGGTAGTCGACCGCGATGACCCGGTAGCCCCCGATGGCCGCGATCAGCATCGCCTCGGGCAACGCGGCCTCCGCGGGGTTGAGGACGTAGCAGCCTCCATGAATCTGAACCAACATGCGATTGCGGTTTTCCGGAAGGATCTTTTCGGGCGTCACCGTGTAGATCCTTACGCCGGCCATCATTCCGGGCTCAACGCGCACTTTGAGCCGCTCGCGCATGGCCTCCACGTTCGGGGCAGCGCCAGCGCGAATGGCTTCCGCAAGTTGCTTCCAGCCTTCGGCCGTGGTGGGCGGTGTGTTCCAGCCGGAGCGCAGCGGCTGCGCGATGATCTGTTGCAGTTCAGGGCTGACCGTCGTTGGGACGGGAATGGTTTTCGCTGGCACTTCCCGTGGCGCGAGCGGAGTTGTCTGGGCAAGGACGCCAGCGGTGGAGAGGAAAAGGGCAGCGGCGGTCGCCGCAAGGCAGGAAAGTTTGGGCAGCACGAATTACTCCGGATTTTTTCAACAGGGGCAACGCCCGAAACATCGTGCGGGGAGTATGGTTCACATTCCCCAACGCAACGCAGCCGCATGCACCGGCGCATCCCACAGGGTCAGCGCCTCCGCATCGAGCGCGCTCACCGTCACTGAGCAACCCGCCATTTCGAGCGACGTCACGTAAGAGCCCGTGAGGTAGCGCGCCACTTTCACGTTGGCACCCGCCAGCACCTTGCGCACGGCGTTCACCATCAAATAGAGTTCGAGTAGCGGCGTGCCGCCGAAGCCGTTGACGAGCAGCAGCACTTCTTGCCCGCGCTTCAGCGACAGGTCTTTCAGGATGGCGTCGGTCAGCTCGGCAGCGATGTCGTCGGCCGATGCCAGCTTGACGCGGCGGCGGCCAGGTTCGCCATGGATGCCGACACCCATTTCCATTTCGTCCGCGCCGATCTGAAAAGTCGGCTTGCCGGCCGCCGGCACGGTGCACGAGGTCAACGCGACACCCATCGAGGCGGTGGCCTTGTTGACCGAATCGCCGAGTGCTTTGAGCGCATTGAGCGTGTCGCCGCGCTCTGCTGCGGCACCCAGTATTTTTTCGACGATGAGTGTGCCGGCAACGCCGCGGCGGCCGGTGGTGTACGTCGAGTTTTCGACGGCCACGTCGTCGTTGACGATCACCGTTTCGTTGTCGCATCCCACCATCTCGGCCGCCATCTGGAAGTTCATCATGTCGCCCGAATAGTTCTTCACGATGAAGAGCACACCGGCGCCGGTGTCGACTGCTTGCGCCGCGGCCAGCATCTGGTCGGGCGTGGGCGAGGTGAACACCTGACCGGGACAAGCGGCATCGAGCATGCCGTATCCGACAAAGCCCGTATGCAGTGGTTCATGGCCTGAGCCGCCGCCTGAAATGAGGCCGACCTTGCCGGGCTTGAGCGTGCGTCGCTGCACGAACTGGCCGGCCTCCCCGAGCGTGACGATATCGGCGTGCGCCGCAGCAAAGCCGTCCAGTGACTCGACCAGCATGAAATCGACGTCGTTGATTAGCTTCTTCATAGGGTGCTTTCAGGCGGAAGGGAGGGAGGTTCGGTTGGTCTGGTGCAGGCTGTCGCAGATCGCCGCGATGACCAGCGCAACCGACCGCGAGCCGGGGTCGACATGGCCCAGCGCTCGATCGCCGAGAAACGATGCGCGCCCCTTGATGGCGTCCATTTGCGCGGTAGCGTCGGAACTGTCGAAGGCGCACTGCCTGACGCGAGCTAGGAGGTCGTCGCCGCCTCGCGCGAGCGTTTTCTCTACCGGATCGAGCACGTCGAGCAGCGTCTTCTGTCCGACCTCCGCCTTGCCCAGGCGCGTGAGCGCCTTGATGCCCGCATTGACTGCACTGGCCAGCGCGGCGGCGGTGGGCGGGTCGGGCAGTTCCGTGGCCAGCGTGAGCAGCAGCGTGCCGAACACCGGGCCCGCCGAGCCGCCGATCTTCGACATGCAGGTAAGGCCCATGGTGCGCAGCGCGTCGTTGAGCGACATCGCTGCCAACTCGTCTTGCCGCGCCTGGATCGCCAGTGCGCCGCGCCGCATATTGATGCCGTGGTCGCCGTCACCGATAGCCTGGTCGAGTGCTGTCAGTTCATCGGCATGGTCGATCAGCGTCTGGGTTGCGTTCCGGATCAGTTCCGAGTGGTTCATCGTGGTCTCCCAAGAAAATATTGACGCCGAAAAAGTTGATGTTTCAGGCGGCGATGCGCCGGCCGCCGGCGTCGAACCACAGCGGCCGCAGCAGTTCGACACGCACCGCGTCGCCGGTTTCAAAGCTGGCGCCGGTGGGCATCGCGGTCACCATATCCTGTTCACTGTCGTCCAGCCGGACGTGCACGAGGTGCTGGTCGCTGAGTCGTTCGATGCGGTTGACGTGGGCGCCCCGGTGATAGGGGTCGATCGCATTCCGGTGCAGTCGCAAATGCTCCGCGCGCACGCCGATGGTCGCGGTGTGCACCGGCGCCGCGACATCGGGGAGCAACGCACGCGGCAACAGGTTGATGCGGGGCGAGCCGAGCCGCGCCGCAACCTGGCTGCTCGCCGGGTCTTCGTAGATTTGCCGCGGTGTGCCTACCTGCGCCAGCCGGCCGCCGTCGAGCACGCCGATGCGCGTTGCCATCGTCAGTGCCTCGATCTGGTCGTGCGTGACGTAGAGCATCGTCGCGCCGAGGTCTTGCTGGATGCGCTTGAGTTCGAGCCGCAAATCGTTGCGCAGCTTGGCATCGAGCGACGACAGCGGCTCGTCCATGAGATAGACCGACGGGCTGCGCACCAGCGCGCGACCGATGGCCACGCGTTGCATCTGGCCGCCCGAGAGCTTGGTGGCAGGGCTCTGCAATTTGTCGTCGATGCGCAGCATGTGCGCCACCTCTTCGACCTTGCGGCGCAACTCCGGTTCAGGCGTTGGCCGCAACGGTGAACGCAGCGGAAACGCAAGGTTGTCGTACACGCTCAGGTGCGGGTAGAGCGAATACTGCTGGAACACGAAAGCGACATCGCGCAGCGCCGGCGCCAGCGCCGTGACGTCGCGTCCGCCGATCGACACGCGACCGGCGTCCGGTGTTTCGAGTCCAGCCACCAGCCGCAGCGTGGTCGTTTTGCCCGCACCGCTCGGTCCCAGCAACACGAAGAACTCGCCGCTGGCGATGTCGAGCGTGAGACCGTTCACCGCCTGCACCGCGCCAAAGCGCTTGCCGACACCAGCCATGCGCAGTTCAGCCATGTCGTGCCCCATTTCGAAGGGTGTGCGGTTGGTCATCGCGCGCCGTGCGCAGCGCGCGCCCCGAGGCGTCGTCGAATAGCGAGACCGCGGCCGCATCGAACGCAAGACCGACGTGGTCGCCGCGTTTCGCGGCGCTGTTCACGTCGACCTTGGCGCGCAGCATTGCGCCTTGTGCCGTGTTCAAAGTCACGATGGTGCTGGTGCCGAGGTATTCGGTGCCGAGCACCTCGGCGCGCAACGCCGAGCGGTCGTCGAAGCGCACATGCTCCGGGCGCACGCCGCACAACAGCGCGCGGCCTGAAACGTCTTCGCGAAGTGCCGGCACGCCGACCGGCGCATCGCCGATGCGGATGGCGTCGGCACCCTGCGCCAGTGCTGCTTCGAAGGGCAAGAAGTTCATCGACGGTGCGCCGATGAAGTCGGCCACGAACACGCTTGCGGGCCGCTCGTACACCTCGAGCGGCGCACCCAGTTGCTCGATGACCCCCTGGTTCATGATGGCGATGACATCGGCCATGGCCATGGCTTCCATCTGGTCGTGCGTCACGTACACGGTGGTGGCGTGCAGCCGGTCGTGCAGTGCGCGCAGCTCGCGGCACATGACTTCGCGAAACTCGGAGTCCAGTGCGCCCAGC from Variovorax sp. PAMC28562 includes these protein-coding regions:
- the xth gene encoding exodeoxyribonuclease III, coding for MKIATWNVNSLTARLQHVLDWLAANPIDVLCLQELKMSDEKFPLDVLKAAGYDAAVFGQKTYNGVAILSRLPMRDVAKNIGGFVDEHSRVVSATLDTPIGDVRVVNGYFVNGQAPGSDKFAYKMRWLDGLREWLRAEMAAHPKLVLLGDFNIVLEDRDSFDPIGLAETIHHTTEERDHFKALLALGLTDSFRLFDQPEKSYSWWDYRMLGYQKNRGLRIDHVLISEPLVSLAKSCTIDRVPRKWEKPSDHAPVTLELGS
- a CDS encoding alpha/beta hydrolase encodes the protein MLPKLSCLAATAAALFLSTAGVLAQTTPLAPREVPAKTIPVPTTVSPELQQIIAQPLRSGWNTPPTTAEGWKQLAEAIRAGAAPNVEAMRERLKVRVEPGMMAGVRIYTVTPEKILPENRNRMLVQIHGGCYVLNPAEAALPEAMLIAAIGGYRVIAVDYRMPPEAYFPAALDDSMAVYKEVIAKTDPKRVGLIGTSAGGALVLEMGLRAKQLGLPMPGGIASGTPMSDSTKSGDTFYTNAMLDNVLVSTEGFCDAAAAFYANGHDLKDPLISPVYGDMSGFPPTILTSGTRDLLLSNTVRVHRKLRNLGIDSFLQVYEGQSHAQYGRDDRIPEVREAFTEIAYFLNKHLKK
- the dhaK gene encoding dihydroxyacetone kinase subunit DhaK, coding for MKKLINDVDFMLVESLDGFAAAHADIVTLGEAGQFVQRRTLKPGKVGLISGGGSGHEPLHTGFVGYGMLDAACPGQVFTSPTPDQMLAAAQAVDTGAGVLFIVKNYSGDMMNFQMAAEMVGCDNETVIVNDDVAVENSTYTTGRRGVAGTLIVEKILGAAAERGDTLNALKALGDSVNKATASMGVALTSCTVPAAGKPTFQIGADEMEMGVGIHGEPGRRRVKLASADDIAAELTDAILKDLSLKRGQEVLLLVNGFGGTPLLELYLMVNAVRKVLAGANVKVARYLTGSYVTSLEMAGCSVTVSALDAEALTLWDAPVHAAALRWGM
- the dhaL gene encoding dihydroxyacetone kinase subunit DhaL, with translation MNHSELIRNATQTLIDHADELTALDQAIGDGDHGINMRRGALAIQARQDELAAMSLNDALRTMGLTCMSKIGGSAGPVFGTLLLTLATELPDPPTAAALASAVNAGIKALTRLGKAEVGQKTLLDVLDPVEKTLARGGDDLLARVRQCAFDSSDATAQMDAIKGRASFLGDRALGHVDPGSRSVALVIAAICDSLHQTNRTSLPSA
- a CDS encoding ABC transporter ATP-binding protein → MTNRTPFEMGHDMAELRMAGVGKRFGAVQAVNGLTLDIASGEFFVLLGPSGAGKTTTLRLVAGLETPDAGRVSIGGRDVTALAPALRDVAFVFQQYSLYPHLSVYDNLAFPLRSPLRPTPEPELRRKVEEVAHMLRIDDKLQSPATKLSGGQMQRVAIGRALVRSPSVYLMDEPLSSLDAKLRNDLRLELKRIQQDLGATMLYVTHDQIEALTMATRIGVLDGGRLAQVGTPRQIYEDPASSQVAARLGSPRINLLPRALLPDVAAPVHTATIGVRAEHLRLHRNAIDPYHRGAHVNRIERLSDQHLVHVRLDDSEQDMVTAMPTGASFETGDAVRVELLRPLWFDAGGRRIAA
- a CDS encoding ABC transporter ATP-binding protein, whose amino-acid sequence is MAEIRVHQLHKAFAEFTAVKDSTFTVHDGEFFCLLGPSGCGKTTTLRMIAGLELPTSGQIFLGDEDVSFKRASARDIAFVFQMFALYPHMNVRRNIAFPLVSQGMPRAEIDRQVEQAARVLRIVDLLDKPVSQLSSGDRQRVALGRAIVREPLAFLMDEPLGALDSEFREVMCRELRALHDRLHATTVYVTHDQMEAMAMADVIAIMNQGVIEQLGAPLEVYERPASVFVADFIGAPSMNFLPFEAALAQGADAIRIGDAPVGVPALREDVSGRALLCGVRPEHVRFDDRSALRAEVLGTEYLGTSTIVTLNTAQGAMLRAKVDVNSAAKRGDHVGLAFDAAAVSLFDDASGRALRTARDDQPHTLRNGARHG